From Variovorax sp. J2L1-78, the proteins below share one genomic window:
- the fliL gene encoding flagellar basal body-associated protein FliL yields the protein MATSTAPVSAAPSSRSPKLLIIVLSAVTLCALAGGGYFYLAAGKKAEAEPAAKVAEKPIFVALEPFTVNLQSEGRARFLHVGIALKVKDEKAKAQVVEFMPELRSRVLMLLSNRQPESLVTTEDKSKLAEEIRTAINAPLSADLPPQGVSSISFNTFVVQ from the coding sequence ATGGCCACCAGCACCGCACCCGTCTCTGCCGCACCGTCTTCGCGTTCGCCGAAACTGTTGATCATCGTCCTGAGCGCGGTCACCCTCTGCGCACTCGCCGGTGGCGGCTACTTCTATCTCGCCGCCGGCAAAAAGGCCGAAGCGGAACCGGCCGCCAAGGTCGCCGAGAAGCCGATCTTCGTCGCGCTCGAACCCTTCACCGTCAACCTGCAGTCCGAAGGCCGCGCCCGCTTCCTGCACGTGGGCATCGCCCTCAAGGTGAAGGACGAGAAGGCCAAGGCACAGGTGGTCGAATTCATGCCCGAGCTGCGCAGCCGTGTGCTGATGCTGCTGTCGAACCGCCAGCCCGAATCGCTGGTGACGACCGAAGACAAGTCCAAGCTCGCCGAGGAAATCCGCACGGCGATCAACGCGCCGCTGTCGGCCGACCTCCCGCCGCAGGGCGTCTCGAGCATCTCCTTCAACACCTTCGTGGTGCAGTGA
- the fliQ gene encoding flagellar biosynthesis protein FliQ — MTPETIMTMGNQAINVALLLGAPMLLVALIIGLVISIFQAATQINEATLSFIPKLLAVFATLVIAGPWMLGNMVDYIRQLFGSIPTLVG; from the coding sequence ATGACCCCCGAAACCATCATGACCATGGGCAACCAGGCCATCAACGTGGCGCTGCTGCTGGGCGCCCCGATGCTGCTGGTCGCGCTCATCATCGGCCTGGTGATCAGCATCTTCCAGGCGGCCACGCAGATCAACGAGGCCACGCTGTCCTTCATCCCGAAGCTGCTGGCGGTGTTCGCCACGCTCGTGATCGCCGGCCCGTGGATGCTCGGCAACATGGTCGACTACATCCGCCAGCTGTTCGGCAGCATCCCCACGCTCGTCGGCTGA
- a CDS encoding phosphonate transporter, with the protein MTQPVLTAFDVAPADVSAFLGRASAADLDALEFGVIGFDAGGVVRRYNAHESRMAGLSLDRVVGHAFFTVVAPCMNNFMVAQRFEDTAQAGGTLDETIDYVLTLRMRPVKVKLRLLADPAIPLRHLFVQRQQ; encoded by the coding sequence ATGACGCAGCCCGTCTTGACCGCCTTCGACGTGGCCCCCGCCGACGTTTCAGCCTTCCTGGGTCGCGCCTCTGCGGCCGACCTCGACGCCCTCGAATTCGGCGTCATCGGGTTCGATGCCGGGGGTGTCGTTCGGCGTTACAACGCACATGAGTCGCGGATGGCCGGGCTCTCGCTCGATCGCGTGGTGGGCCATGCCTTCTTCACCGTGGTCGCGCCCTGCATGAACAATTTCATGGTGGCCCAGCGCTTCGAGGACACGGCGCAGGCCGGCGGCACGCTCGACGAGACGATCGACTACGTCCTGACCCTGCGCATGCGACCGGTCAAGGTCAAGCTGCGCCTGCTGGCCGACCCGGCGATCCCCCTGCGCCATCTCTTCGTGCAGAGGCAGCAGTGA
- the fliM gene encoding flagellar motor switch protein FliM, translating into MAYEQVLSQDEVDDLLRGVTGGTVDQTATTSAPAQTGLPAYDLGAPDRVVRSRMHTLEVINERFARGLRGALLNFMRRSPDISVGPIQIQQYGEFVRHLPVPANINMLHMKPLRGTALFVFDPKLVFLVVDNLFGSDGRYHVRVEGRDFTRTEQRIIKRLLDLSLQCYGDAWKPVFPLDFDYVRAEMHGKLANIVAANEVVVNTTLQIEFGPVGGFLHVCIPYSMIEPIRNQLSNPIQDEVEVDKRWVTQMSRQMQSADVELVANFVQMTSTIGKVLALEVGDVLPIELPTTVTANVDGIPVMDCTFGTSNDRYALRVQHMITHQDTDPKSDHD; encoded by the coding sequence ATGGCCTATGAACAAGTCCTCTCGCAGGACGAGGTCGATGACCTGCTGCGGGGCGTCACCGGCGGCACGGTCGACCAGACCGCCACGACCAGCGCGCCTGCGCAAACCGGCCTGCCCGCCTACGACCTGGGTGCGCCCGACCGTGTCGTGCGCAGCCGCATGCACACGCTGGAGGTCATCAACGAGCGCTTCGCACGCGGCCTGCGCGGCGCCCTGCTGAACTTCATGCGGCGCAGCCCGGACATCTCGGTCGGGCCGATCCAGATCCAGCAGTACGGCGAGTTCGTGCGCCACCTGCCGGTGCCGGCGAACATCAACATGCTGCACATGAAGCCGCTGCGCGGCACCGCACTGTTCGTGTTCGACCCGAAGCTGGTGTTTCTGGTGGTCGACAACCTGTTCGGCAGCGACGGCCGCTACCACGTCCGCGTGGAAGGCCGCGATTTCACGCGCACCGAGCAACGCATCATCAAGCGCCTGCTCGACCTGTCGCTGCAATGCTATGGCGACGCCTGGAAGCCGGTCTTCCCGCTGGACTTCGACTACGTGCGCGCCGAGATGCACGGCAAGCTGGCCAACATCGTGGCGGCCAACGAGGTGGTGGTGAACACCACGCTGCAGATCGAGTTCGGCCCGGTGGGCGGCTTCCTGCACGTGTGCATCCCCTACTCGATGATCGAGCCGATCCGCAACCAGCTGTCCAACCCGATCCAGGACGAGGTCGAGGTCGACAAGCGCTGGGTGACGCAGATGTCGCGCCAGATGCAGTCGGCCGACGTCGAGCTCGTCGCCAACTTCGTGCAGATGACCTCCACCATCGGCAAGGTGCTCGCGCTGGAAGTCGGCGACGTGCTGCCGATCGAGCTCCCCACCACCGTCACCGCCAATGTCGACGGCATCCCGGTGATGGACTGCACCTTCGGCACCTCGAACGACCGTTACGCGCTGCGCGTGCAGCACATGATCACCCACCAAGACACCGACCCGAAGAGCGACCATGACTGA
- a CDS encoding putative bifunctional diguanylate cyclase/phosphodiesterase — MIPGDSAPSTLEQDYEALLQFLYMAPVGLAQLSRDGGTVLINPLCAQLLMPLAKEGDLSNLFTVLASVVPDLAYRARAYAPLHGRVCDAVHIQTRAGVPGREDAQILSLTLVKLDADRFMAVLDDVTLSVKRDRELRHSQMCTDSVAYDALIQFLYQAPIGLLQTELDGEITMINPMAASLLMPLTRAGALTNLFDVLEPFAPGLCAQATAHTSPGNTVGDRTLPIPIGDRARPGTLSTLGLRLVRLDAQTWMATISDITQAVHDEEQHLQQRLRDLSRSDELTALPNRAVAAEHIEAARTHAATSPDGLFSIAFIDLDRFHRINTTRGQAAGDLLLRLAADRLARLVAPGGAIEALGARGLLAARLGADEFLVVARQMAHRDVAAQLAKKLVDALGEPYAIDHQPEHVSASVGVVLGQRDAGSADSLMLDASLAMDEAKRAGGAGYSVFDPAMKLRAARRATIETDLRGAVGRGDLAVAYQPIVSLASRQCIGMEALVRWNHPSLGSVPPLEFVGIAEETGLITELGRFVLNEACRACVAWKRQFGAHAPRSVSVNVSRAQLLGSDHADHVRQALASSGLDAVALQVEVTESLAAQDDRVQRSLHDLKALGVTVALDDFGTGYSSLATLHLLPIDVLKIDRSFVMQVGSSDHHRVLIEAVILVARSLNMRTVAEGIETEEQATALTGLNCDKGQGYLFARPLSREAMTAWLDARMRPGGWP, encoded by the coding sequence GTGATTCCCGGCGACAGCGCGCCGTCGACCCTGGAACAGGACTACGAGGCGCTGCTGCAGTTTCTCTACATGGCGCCGGTCGGTCTGGCGCAGCTCTCGCGCGACGGTGGCACCGTGCTGATCAACCCGCTGTGTGCACAGCTGCTGATGCCGCTGGCCAAAGAGGGGGACCTCTCGAACCTCTTCACCGTCCTGGCGTCGGTGGTCCCGGACCTGGCCTATCGGGCACGCGCTTACGCCCCCCTGCACGGCAGGGTCTGCGACGCCGTCCACATCCAGACCCGTGCGGGCGTGCCGGGCCGCGAAGACGCACAGATCCTGTCGCTCACCCTGGTCAAGCTCGACGCCGATCGATTCATGGCGGTGCTGGACGACGTGACCCTGTCGGTCAAGCGCGACCGCGAACTGCGCCACAGCCAGATGTGCACAGACAGCGTCGCCTACGACGCGCTGATCCAGTTCCTGTACCAGGCGCCCATCGGGTTGCTGCAGACCGAGCTCGACGGGGAGATCACCATGATCAATCCGATGGCCGCGTCGCTGCTCATGCCGCTGACCCGGGCCGGCGCCCTGACCAATCTGTTCGATGTGCTCGAGCCTTTCGCGCCCGGGCTCTGTGCCCAGGCCACTGCGCACACCAGCCCGGGCAACACCGTGGGCGACAGGACGCTGCCCATCCCGATCGGCGATCGCGCCCGGCCAGGCACGCTGTCGACCCTGGGCCTGCGGCTGGTGCGGCTCGACGCGCAGACATGGATGGCCACGATCAGCGACATCACGCAGGCGGTGCACGACGAAGAGCAGCACCTGCAACAGCGCTTGCGCGACCTGTCGCGCAGCGACGAGCTGACCGCGCTGCCCAACCGCGCCGTCGCCGCCGAACACATCGAGGCGGCACGGACCCACGCCGCGACCTCGCCCGATGGCCTCTTCTCCATCGCCTTCATCGACCTCGATCGCTTCCACCGCATCAACACCACGCGCGGTCAGGCGGCGGGCGACCTGCTGCTGCGGCTGGCGGCAGACCGACTGGCCCGGCTGGTCGCACCGGGCGGCGCGATCGAGGCGCTCGGGGCCCGCGGGCTGCTCGCCGCCCGCCTGGGCGCGGATGAATTCCTCGTCGTGGCGCGCCAGATGGCGCACCGCGACGTGGCGGCGCAGCTGGCGAAGAAGCTGGTGGACGCGCTGGGCGAGCCCTACGCGATCGACCACCAGCCCGAGCACGTGAGCGCGAGCGTGGGCGTGGTGCTCGGGCAGCGCGACGCGGGCAGCGCCGACTCTCTGATGCTGGACGCCAGCCTCGCCATGGACGAAGCGAAACGCGCCGGCGGCGCCGGCTACAGCGTGTTCGACCCCGCGATGAAGCTGCGCGCCGCCCGGCGCGCCACCATCGAGACCGACCTGCGCGGCGCGGTCGGCCGCGGGGATCTCGCGGTGGCCTACCAGCCGATCGTGTCGCTGGCGAGCCGGCAGTGCATCGGGATGGAAGCCCTGGTGCGTTGGAACCATCCGTCGCTGGGCAGCGTGCCACCGTTGGAGTTCGTCGGGATCGCGGAAGAGACAGGCCTGATCACGGAGCTCGGCCGATTCGTCCTGAACGAAGCCTGCCGGGCCTGCGTCGCATGGAAGCGCCAGTTCGGCGCCCATGCGCCGCGCAGCGTGTCGGTGAACGTCTCGCGCGCGCAGCTGCTCGGGTCCGACCACGCCGACCATGTCCGGCAGGCGCTGGCTTCGAGCGGCCTGGATGCCGTGGCGCTGCAGGTGGAAGTGACGGAAAGCCTGGCGGCGCAGGACGATCGGGTTCAGCGGAGTCTGCACGACCTCAAGGCGCTGGGCGTCACCGTCGCGCTCGATGACTTCGGCACCGGCTATTCGTCGCTGGCGACCTTGCATCTGCTGCCCATCGACGTGCTCAAGATCGACCGGTCGTTCGTCATGCAGGTCGGAAGCAGCGACCACCACCGCGTCCTGATCGAGGCCGTGATTCTCGTGGCGCGCAGCCTGAACATGCGGACCGTCGCCGAGGGGATCGAGACGGAAGAGCAGGCCACCGCCCTGACGGGGCTGAACTGCGACAAGGGGCAGGGCTACCTGTTCGCGCGGCCCCTGTCGCGCGAGGCCATGACGGCCTGGCTAGACGCGCGCATGCGGCCTGGTGGCTGGCCCTGA
- the fliR gene encoding flagellar biosynthetic protein FliR — MPAVFSVTSAELTVWLTTFFYPFVRMLALMSTAPVFSEKSVPRQVKVGIAAILAVVLTPAIGPVPAVPIVSPGGIWIIVQQVLIGGAMGFVMRLVFAAVQAAGEYISLQMGLSFASFFDPMAGGTTMVVGRLLNLLAMLLFLALDVHLLLVSVLAESFQTLPIGDAPWSAGGWMFLVQGGSQVFASGLMLSLPLVTALLILNLAMGILNRASPQFSIFAVGFPLTLLAGIAMLLLLIPNLGAFLEPRFAESAAGVLRFTQALRGP, encoded by the coding sequence ATGCCGGCCGTCTTCTCGGTCACCTCGGCGGAGCTGACCGTCTGGCTGACCACCTTCTTCTACCCCTTCGTGCGCATGCTCGCGCTGATGAGCACCGCGCCGGTCTTCAGCGAAAAGTCGGTGCCGCGCCAGGTGAAGGTCGGCATCGCCGCCATCCTGGCGGTGGTGCTCACCCCGGCGATCGGGCCGGTGCCCGCCGTGCCGATCGTCTCGCCCGGGGGGATCTGGATCATCGTCCAGCAGGTGCTCATCGGCGGTGCGATGGGCTTCGTCATGCGCCTGGTGTTCGCGGCCGTGCAGGCGGCCGGCGAATACATCAGCCTGCAGATGGGCCTGTCGTTCGCATCCTTCTTCGACCCGATGGCCGGCGGCACCACGATGGTGGTCGGGCGCCTGCTCAACCTGCTGGCCATGCTGCTCTTCCTGGCCCTGGACGTGCACCTACTGCTGGTGAGCGTGCTGGCCGAGAGCTTCCAGACCCTGCCCATCGGCGACGCGCCCTGGTCCGCCGGCGGATGGATGTTCCTGGTGCAAGGCGGCTCCCAGGTGTTCGCCAGCGGCCTGATGCTGTCGCTGCCCCTCGTGACGGCCCTGCTCATCCTGAACCTGGCCATGGGCATCCTCAACCGCGCATCGCCGCAGTTCAGCATCTTCGCCGTGGGCTTTCCGCTCACGCTGCTGGCGGGCATCGCGATGCTGCTGCTGCTGATCCCGAACCTCGGCGCCTTCCTCGAGCCGCGCTTCGCGGAGAGCGCGGCAGGGGTGCTGCGCTTCACGCAGGCCCTGCGCGGGCCATAA
- the fliI gene encoding flagellar protein export ATPase FliI: protein MNTMSGTVASNPHVQHWVDALTQARSDIARCTTTVASGRLTRAVGLVLEATGLQLPVGSDCLIELPPGYPVRHAEAEVVGFAGDRIFLMPQSEVAGLLPGARVFPRMSAGGTGGDNHTKRLPVGEGMLGRVVDAAGRPLDGLGPLDVAKRVPLSSPPVNPLSRAPIDSVLDVGVRAINGMLTVGRGQRMGLFAGSGVGKSVLLGMMARYTSADVIVVGLIGERGREVKDFIENTLGEEGLARAVVVAAPADNSPLLRLQGAAYATCLAEYFRDQGKSVLLIMDSLTRYAMAQREIALAVGEPPATKGYPPSVFAKLPALVERAGNGARDADGNGGSITAFYTVLSEGDDQQDPIADSARAILDGHVVLSRSLAEAGHYPAIDIEASISRAMTALIEPAQFETVRRFKQMLSRYQRNRDLISVGAYAPGHDAQLDQAIAMYPKIEAFLQQPMDERTDYDASISRMRSLFEPARAA, encoded by the coding sequence ATGAACACGATGAGCGGCACGGTCGCCTCCAACCCCCACGTCCAGCACTGGGTCGACGCGCTGACCCAGGCGCGCAGCGACATCGCCCGGTGCACCACCACCGTCGCCTCGGGCCGGCTCACGCGCGCCGTGGGCCTGGTGCTCGAAGCCACCGGCCTGCAGCTGCCCGTGGGCAGCGACTGCCTGATCGAACTGCCGCCCGGCTACCCCGTTCGCCACGCCGAGGCCGAAGTCGTCGGCTTCGCGGGCGACCGCATCTTCCTGATGCCGCAGAGCGAAGTCGCGGGCCTGCTGCCCGGCGCACGGGTGTTCCCGCGCATGTCCGCTGGCGGCACTGGCGGCGACAACCACACCAAGCGGCTGCCGGTCGGCGAAGGCATGCTCGGCCGCGTGGTCGATGCCGCGGGCCGTCCGCTCGACGGCCTCGGCCCGCTGGACGTCGCCAAGCGCGTGCCGCTGTCGAGCCCGCCGGTGAACCCGCTGTCGCGCGCGCCGATCGATTCGGTGCTCGATGTCGGCGTGCGCGCCATCAACGGCATGCTGACCGTCGGCCGCGGCCAGCGCATGGGCCTGTTCGCCGGCTCGGGCGTCGGCAAGAGCGTGCTGCTGGGCATGATGGCCCGCTACACCAGCGCCGACGTGATCGTGGTCGGCCTGATCGGCGAACGCGGCCGCGAAGTCAAGGACTTCATCGAGAACACGCTCGGCGAGGAAGGCCTGGCCCGTGCGGTCGTGGTGGCCGCGCCGGCCGACAACTCGCCGCTGCTGCGCCTGCAGGGCGCGGCCTATGCCACCTGCCTGGCGGAGTACTTCCGCGACCAGGGCAAGAGCGTGCTGCTGATCATGGATTCGCTCACCCGCTACGCGATGGCGCAGCGCGAGATCGCGCTGGCCGTGGGCGAACCGCCCGCCACCAAGGGCTACCCGCCCTCGGTCTTCGCCAAGCTGCCCGCACTGGTCGAACGCGCCGGCAACGGCGCGCGCGACGCCGACGGCAACGGCGGCTCCATCACGGCCTTCTACACGGTGCTGTCCGAGGGCGACGACCAGCAGGACCCGATCGCCGACTCGGCGCGCGCCATCCTGGACGGCCACGTCGTGCTGTCGCGCTCGCTGGCCGAAGCCGGCCACTACCCGGCGATCGACATCGAGGCCTCGATCAGCCGCGCCATGACGGCGCTGATCGAGCCGGCGCAGTTCGAGACCGTGCGCCGCTTCAAGCAGATGCTGTCGCGCTACCAGCGCAACCGCGACCTGATCAGCGTCGGCGCCTACGCCCCGGGCCACGACGCGCAGCTCGACCAGGCCATCGCGATGTACCCAAAGATCGAGGCCTTCCTGCAGCAGCCGATGGACGAGCGCACCGACTACGACGCCTCCATCTCCCGGATGCGAAGCCTCTTCGAACCGGCCCGCGCGGCCTGA
- the fliJ gene encoding flagellar export protein FliJ produces MSTKLPLDMLTELARTQTDKAAIRLGALQTARITSTQKLELLMQYRQDYVNQLNDLMVHGMPAAKLRNYQNFLVTLDGAIDQQRAIVAQATTRLDHGRVDWQHQKRRQSSFDTLAERVRQQEMLVQAKREQRESDERATRKFFDRAANPTL; encoded by the coding sequence ATGTCCACCAAGCTTCCCCTCGACATGCTCACCGAACTGGCGCGCACGCAGACCGACAAGGCCGCGATCCGCCTGGGCGCCCTGCAGACCGCGCGCATCACCAGCACGCAGAAGCTCGAGCTGCTGATGCAGTACCGGCAGGACTACGTGAACCAGTTGAACGACCTGATGGTCCACGGCATGCCCGCCGCCAAGCTGCGCAACTACCAGAACTTCCTGGTCACGCTCGACGGCGCCATCGACCAGCAGCGCGCCATCGTCGCGCAGGCCACCACCCGCCTGGACCACGGCCGCGTCGACTGGCAGCACCAGAAGCGCCGCCAGAGCTCCTTCGACACCCTGGCCGAGCGCGTGCGCCAACAGGAAATGCTCGTCCAGGCCAAGCGCGAACAGCGCGAAAGCGACGAACGCGCCACGCGCAAGTTCTTCGACCGCGCCGCGAACCCGACCCTCTGA
- the fliN gene encoding flagellar motor switch protein FliN, translating to MTDNTPASDDMDDWAAAMAEQTAATPAPAPAPTPAPAPAATPATAQVFQPMDAPTAASGVAGLDLARVLDVPVQLTAEIGRTRITIKSLLQLSQGSVVELDGLAGQPLDVLINGYLIAQGEVVVVNDKYGIRLTDIITPSERMQKLARS from the coding sequence ATGACTGACAACACCCCTGCTTCCGACGACATGGACGACTGGGCGGCTGCGATGGCCGAACAGACCGCCGCCACACCGGCGCCTGCCCCGGCCCCCACGCCGGCACCGGCACCTGCTGCAACGCCCGCCACCGCGCAGGTCTTCCAGCCGATGGACGCGCCGACGGCGGCCAGCGGCGTCGCCGGGCTCGACCTGGCCCGCGTGCTCGACGTGCCGGTGCAACTGACCGCCGAGATCGGCCGTACCCGCATCACCATCAAGAGCCTGCTGCAGCTGTCGCAGGGCTCGGTGGTCGAGCTCGACGGCCTGGCCGGCCAGCCGCTGGACGTGCTGATCAACGGCTACCTTATCGCCCAGGGCGAAGTGGTGGTGGTGAACGACAAGTACGGCATTCGCCTGACGGACATCATCACGCCGTCGGAACGCATGCAGAAGCTCGCACGTTCATGA
- a CDS encoding flagellar hook-length control protein FliK: MPALVSPAALVSPGLSSTSSPARGRQADEPQGRSFHAALDRSRASQANTDASDPTDSATARPGTPRRGASVPKDDTLPQIPNLDFFVPAVSAQVTTAAARTGAEAVTAAALRGAATATERTDVQAALAGTDTVADAAKAVTEPDLPTAEAAAKAALADGAPADASATDALRAAAGKTSTAVSAQADAAAATAKADAAAVPATPVAPSLLNAALASTVPATPAPAARTGRTDAASRDTAATAVTTTTAAAATAEADPLDLLAARIEAATGNDAGLADDSAPNTPLAWMAAQPGSAGIGNGAATTESRVPVLSLAPPVDSDAWAPALGQQMLRMSASGMHTAQLNLNPENLGPLQITLKLGDDQAQAMFVSGHESVRKAVEAALPQLRTTLAEHGISLGQTAVGADTRQPGSQSSFASDNPSGRSGGNGGSAYPGAARSGTVASSAVPAAAVRNTRPEGVVDTFA, translated from the coding sequence ATGCCCGCACTCGTCTCCCCCGCAGCACTCGTCTCGCCCGGCCTCTCGTCCACCTCGTCGCCGGCACGCGGCCGCCAAGCGGACGAGCCGCAGGGCCGCAGCTTCCATGCGGCACTCGACCGCTCGCGTGCGTCGCAGGCCAACACCGACGCTAGCGACCCCACCGACAGCGCGACCGCGCGCCCCGGGACGCCACGCCGCGGCGCGTCCGTGCCCAAGGACGACACCCTGCCCCAGATCCCGAACCTCGACTTCTTCGTACCCGCCGTGTCGGCCCAGGTCACGACGGCGGCCGCACGCACCGGCGCCGAAGCCGTCACTGCGGCCGCCCTGCGCGGTGCCGCCACGGCCACCGAACGCACCGACGTGCAGGCGGCCCTGGCAGGCACCGACACGGTGGCCGACGCCGCCAAGGCCGTGACCGAACCCGACCTGCCGACGGCCGAAGCCGCGGCCAAGGCCGCGCTCGCCGACGGCGCGCCCGCCGACGCGAGCGCCACCGATGCCCTGCGCGCCGCGGCCGGCAAGACGTCGACAGCCGTCTCGGCCCAGGCCGACGCTGCCGCTGCCACCGCGAAGGCAGACGCCGCGGCGGTGCCGGCCACGCCGGTCGCCCCGTCGCTGCTCAACGCCGCGCTGGCCAGCACCGTGCCGGCCACGCCAGCGCCCGCCGCTCGCACGGGCCGCACCGACGCCGCCAGCCGCGACACGGCCGCCACCGCGGTCACCACCACCACGGCCGCCGCCGCAACCGCCGAGGCCGACCCGTTGGATCTGCTGGCCGCCCGCATCGAAGCCGCCACCGGCAACGACGCCGGCCTGGCCGACGACAGCGCGCCCAACACACCGCTCGCATGGATGGCGGCCCAGCCCGGCAGCGCCGGCATCGGCAACGGCGCCGCCACGACCGAGAGCCGCGTGCCCGTGCTCTCGCTGGCGCCACCGGTCGACAGCGATGCCTGGGCGCCCGCCCTCGGCCAGCAGATGCTGCGCATGAGCGCCAGCGGCATGCACACCGCCCAGCTCAACCTCAACCCCGAGAACCTCGGCCCGCTGCAGATCACGCTCAAGCTCGGCGACGACCAGGCCCAGGCGATGTTCGTCTCGGGCCATGAAAGCGTTCGCAAGGCGGTCGAGGCCGCGCTGCCGCAACTGCGCACCACGCTGGCCGAACACGGCATCAGCCTGGGCCAGACCGCCGTGGGCGCCGATACGCGCCAGCCGGGCAGCCAGAGCAGCTTCGCCAGCGATAACCCGTCGGGTCGCTCGGGCGGCAACGGCGGCAGTGCCTACCCCGGTGCCGCACGCAGCGGCACGGTGGCCTCGAGCGCGGTGCCTGCCGCCGCCGTGCGCAACACCCGCCCCGAGGGCGTCGTCGACACCTTCGCCTGA
- the fliO gene encoding flagellar biosynthetic protein FliO has protein sequence MNLLRWRSHTALVCGWLAAAGAHASLPTVPAPVAEAAPVAVGAGGVLQAAFGMAMVLGLIFLCAWAARRFGLQRFGTGNVVKVVSSSSLGQRERVVVVEIDGTWLVLGVTASQIQTLHTLPAKPGAHAAAGTATPAALQRPLDLFAQKFRESLGVKSRPTA, from the coding sequence ATGAACCTGCTGCGCTGGCGCTCGCACACCGCCCTCGTGTGCGGCTGGCTGGCCGCCGCGGGCGCGCACGCGTCGCTGCCGACCGTGCCCGCACCGGTGGCCGAAGCCGCCCCCGTGGCGGTCGGTGCCGGTGGGGTGCTGCAGGCGGCCTTCGGCATGGCGATGGTGCTGGGCCTGATCTTCCTGTGCGCCTGGGCCGCCCGCCGCTTCGGGCTGCAACGCTTCGGTACCGGCAACGTCGTGAAGGTGGTGTCGAGTTCGTCCCTGGGCCAGCGCGAACGCGTGGTGGTGGTCGAGATCGACGGCACCTGGCTGGTCCTGGGCGTCACCGCCAGCCAGATCCAGACACTGCACACCCTGCCGGCCAAGCCCGGCGCGCACGCCGCCGCCGGCACGGCCACGCCGGCCGCCCTGCAGCGCCCGCTCGACCTCTTCGCGCAGAAGTTCCGCGAATCGCTGGGCGTCAAGAGCCGACCGACCGCATGA
- the fliP gene encoding flagellar type III secretion system pore protein FliP (The bacterial flagellar biogenesis protein FliP forms a type III secretion system (T3SS)-type pore required for flagellar assembly.), producing MTPRTVLRSLRIALALLAATLPLAAWTQGLPGVTSTPGPGGSQTWSLSVQTLMMLTSLTFLPALMLSMTSFTRILIVLGLLRTAIGTQSSPPNQVLVGLSLFLTFFVMSPVFDKVYADAYKPFSENKITVETALTRGIEPFKTFMLRQTRENDLALFAKLAKVPEMQGPEDVPLRILLPAFVISELKTAFQIGFTIFIPFLIIDMVVASVLMSMGMMMVPPASIALPFKLMLFVLADGWQLLIGALAQSFFT from the coding sequence ATGACCCCACGCACCGTTCTTCGCAGCCTGCGCATCGCGCTGGCGCTGCTGGCGGCCACGCTGCCGCTGGCCGCCTGGACCCAGGGCCTGCCGGGCGTGACCAGCACCCCCGGCCCGGGCGGCAGCCAGACCTGGTCGCTCAGCGTCCAGACGCTGATGATGCTGACCTCGCTGACCTTCCTGCCGGCGCTGATGCTGAGCATGACCAGCTTCACCCGCATCCTGATCGTGCTGGGCCTGCTGCGCACCGCCATCGGCACGCAGTCGTCGCCACCCAACCAGGTGCTGGTCGGTCTGTCGCTGTTCCTCACCTTCTTCGTCATGTCGCCGGTCTTCGACAAGGTCTACGCCGACGCCTACAAGCCCTTCTCCGAGAACAAGATCACCGTCGAGACCGCCCTTACCCGCGGCATCGAGCCCTTCAAGACCTTCATGCTGCGCCAGACGCGCGAGAACGACCTGGCCCTGTTCGCCAAGCTGGCCAAGGTACCGGAAATGCAGGGCCCCGAAGACGTGCCGCTGCGGATCCTGCTGCCGGCCTTCGTCATCAGCGAACTCAAGACGGCCTTCCAGATCGGCTTCACCATCTTCATCCCCTTCCTGATCATCGACATGGTGGTGGCCAGCGTGCTGATGTCGATGGGCATGATGATGGTGCCGCCCGCCAGCATCGCCCTGCCCTTCAAGCTGATGCTCTTCGTGCTGGCCGACGGCTGGCAGCTGCTCATCGGCGCCCTGGCGCAGAGCTTCTTCACCTAG